The DNA segment TGCGGGCCAGTTGCAGGGCTTGGGCCATGTAGTGGGCGTCGAGAATCGCGGTCTGGCTGGGCATGCTTACTCTTTAGCCGGCTCGCGGGCCAGGCGGTCGATTTCTTCGCGGAATTCGTCGAGGTCCTGGAAGCGCCGGTAGACCGAGGCGAAGCGGATGTAGGCGACTTCGTCGAGCTCGCGCAGCGCGGCCATGACCAGTTCACCCACCACCAGCGACTTGACCTCACGCTCGCCAGTGGCGCGCAATTTGTGCTTGATGTGGGCCAGCGCCGCTTCCAGCCGCTCGACGCTGACCGGGCGCTTTTCCAGCGCGCGCTGCATGCCGGCACGCAGCTTGTCTTCATCGAACGGTTGGCGTGTACCGTCTTGCTTGATCAGCCGCGGCAGCACCAGCTCGGCGGTTTCGAAGGTTGTGAAGCGTTCGCCGCAGGCGACGCACTCGCGCCGGCGACGCACCTGTTCGCCCTCGGCGACCAGGCGCGAGTCGATGACCTTGGTGTCGTTGGCACCGCAAAAGGGACAGTGCATGGTGGCAGGCAACAAAAAAAGGGAGGGCCATGGTAGCGCATCCGACTGGCAAGACAAGCCAAAGGGGTTACCATCCAATCAATTCTGCCCGTGAAGGACTCCACCATGCACTATCGAGCGCTCGTCGTGCTCTGTCTCGCTGGCCTGATGACGGCCTGCAGCAGCGATAAACCCAAAGGCGAGCAGCCCACTGCAGCGCCCGCTCCCAAGGTCGCGAAAAAGGCGCCGGCACTGGGGCCGCTACCGGCCTACCAGCGCGAAATCAGCGGCACCTTGCTGGAGGTGCCGGCAGGCGCCGACGTCGAACTGGCGCTGCTGGTGATCGATGAACGCGACCGGCCGCAGCGCCTGCTGGCCAGCAGCAACCTGATCGGTACCGGCCAGGCCCTGCCCTATCAGCTGCGCTTCAATCCCGAGGCATTCCCGGCCGGGGCCAGGGTCGAATTGCGTGGCCGCGCCAGCCGCTCCGGCCAGCTGATCATGCACCTGCCACCGCAGCGTATTGTTCAAGCCGCGAGCCAAGCCACTGGCCCACTGCGCTTCGAGAAGGCGCCATAGATGGCGCCGTTGCATCTGCAACAGGCCCTGAGCGGCCTGATCGGTGAAGCGCGGCTGGTCGCCAGCGAGCTGCCGCAGTGCGCCTTGAAGCTGTGGCTGATCGATGCGCAGAACATGGATCGCGCCTTCAGCAGCGAAGAAACCCAACGCATCCTCGAAGACCCGCCGTACTGGAGCTTCTGCTGGGCCAGCGGCCTGGCCATGGCGCGCTACCTGGCCGAGCGCCCGGAGTTGGTGCGTGGCAAGCGCGTGCTGGATTTCGGCGCCGGTTCAGGCATCGCCGGGATCGCTGCCGCGCGAGCGGGGGCATTGGAAGTGGTGGCCTGCGACCTCGATCCGCTGGCGTTGCAAGCCTGCCAGGCGAACGCGGCGCTCAATGAGGTCGAACTGGGTTACAGCAGCGATTTTTTTGCCGAAGCCGATCGCTTCGACCTGATCCTGGTGGCAGACGTGCTCTACGATCGCGCCAACCTGCCACTGCTCGATGCGTTTCTTAGCCGAGGCCGCCAGGCGCTGGTCGCTGACTCGCGGGTGCGCGACTTCAGCCACCCGTTGTACCAGCCATTGGGGGTGCTTGAAGCACTGACCCTGCCGGACCTGGCCGAGCCACACGAATTCCGCCGGGTCAGCCTGTACCACGCCAGCCGCGAGCCTTTATAGTGGTGCCATCCAGAGATTTGCGAGAGTCGCGATGAGCCAAGCCCCAGATAGCAACGCCCTGCCGTATATTTTCGACGCCACCGACGCCAACTTCCAGCAACTGGTCATCGAAAACTCCTTCCACAAGCCCGTGCTGGTGGACTTCTGGGCCGAGTGGTGCGCGCCGTGCAAGGCGCTGATGCCACTACTGGCGAAGATCGCCGAGGGTTACCAGGGCGAACTGCTGCTGGCCAAGATCAACTGCGATGTGGAACAGCAGGTGGTTGCCCAGTTCGGCATCCGCAGCCTGCCCACCGTGGTGCTGTTCAAGGACGGCCAGCCAGTCGACGGTTTTGCCGGTGCCCAGCCTGAGTCGGCCATCCGCGCCCTGCTCGAACCGCATGTGCAGATGCCGGCGGCGCCCACTGCTTCGCCGCTCGAAGAAGCCAAGGCGCTGTTCGCCGAGAGCCGCTTCGCCGATGCCGAAACCGCGCTCAAGACCCTGCTGGGTGAAGACAACAGCAATGCCGAAGCGCTGATTCTGTATGCGCGCTGCCTGGCCGAGCGGGGTGAGTTGGGTGAGGCGCAAGTGGTGCTCGATGCGGTCAAGACCGATGAGCACAAGGCGGCCCTGGCCGGCGCCAAGGCGCAACTGACCTTCCTGCGCCAGGCTGCCAGCCTGCCGGAGGCGGCCGAGCTCAAGAGCCGCCTGGCGCAAAACCCGCAGGACGATGAGGCCGCGTATCAACTGTGCATTCAGCAACTGGCGCGTCAGCAGTACGAAGCGGCGCTCGATGGCTTGCTGAAGTTGTTCCAGCGTAATCGCGGCTATGAGAACGGCTTGCCGCAAAAGGCAGTGTTGCAGGTGTTCGAGTTGCTCGGCAGCGATCACCCGCTGGTCAGCGTCTATCGTCGCAAGTTGGCGGCGGCGCTGTTCTAACAGCGCCAACGCTCATCGCGGGGCAAGCCCGCTCCCACGAGGCTCGCCACTAGGGACTGCATGAATAGTCTTAGGCTTTTCGTACAGAGCCGAAGGTCACGTGGCTCGCCACTAGGCCTGCATGAAAAGTCTTAGGCTTTTCGTACAGAGCCGAAGCTCACGTGGCTCGCCACTAGGCCTGCATGAAAAGTCTCAGGCTTTTCGTACAGAGCTTAAGCTCACGTGGCTCGCCACTAGGCCTGCATGAAAAGTCTCAGGCTTTTCGTACAGAGCTTAAGCTCACGTGGCTCGCCACTAGGCCTGCATGAAAAGTCTCAGGCTTTTCGTACAGAGCTTAAGCTCACGTGGCTCGCCACTAGGCCTGCATGAAAAGTCTCAGGCTTTTCGTACAGAGCTTAAGCTCACGTGGCTCGCCACTAGGCCTGCATGAAAAGTCTCAGGCTTTTCGTACAGAGCTTAAGCTCACGTGGGAGCGGGCTTGCCCCGCGATGCTTTTCATCCGAGCCAGTGATAAACCGGGGCATCCGCCCCGCTTTGCACCTTCACTTCACTGCTATGGCGCAAGCGCACCAGCAGGCGCTTGCCCGCCGCGGTACTGCCCGCCAGCCCTTCCAAGCGTTCCAGCAACTCTGGCCCACTCATCTGTCCAGCCGCGCGCAGCACCTCACGCGCCGCCGCCCACTGGCCATCGTCCTGGCGTGGCGCTGCACTCGTCGTGGAAACTACCGCCTCTGCCACCGGCACCTCCAGCTGACGCCCCAACTGCGCCCACTCCTCCGGTTCCAGCTCGATGCTCAGATCCACCGGCCAGTCACCAATCGTTCCGCGTATTCTCACGAAGCCTTCCTTCCAACAGGATCAATGGCGTCCATGCTCCCACGACATGAAACCTTCGCCAAGCGGCTGGCGTGGCCAAGAAAAGTTGTTATAACATTACCAAACCCTTCCCGCACGCTCCCGGAGTCGTCCATGCGCCGCCTGCTCCTCGCCCTGCCCTTCGCCTTGCTGCCCCTGGCCGTGACCCATGCCCACGACGACCATGACCATGATCACGACCATGCCCACGGCAGCCTCGGCGCTCATGAACATGGTGTGGCCAAGCTCAATGCGGTACTCGACGGCAGCACCCTGGAACTGGAACTGGACAGCCCGGCGATGAACCTGGTGGGCTTCGAGCACGCCGCCAGCAGCGACGCCGACAAGGCCAAAGTCGCCGCCGTGCGCCAGCAGCTCGAACAACCCTTGAAGCTGTTCGGCCTGGCCAAGGCCGCCGGTTGCAGCGAAGACGCGCAAGAGCTGGAGAGCCCGCTATTCGGCGACCAGCCTGCAGCTGATGACGACGGCGACGCCCATGAGCACCAGCACAGCGATATCCATGCCCACTACCAATTGACCTGCGCCACGCCGGACAAGCTCAGCAGCCTCGACCTGACCCCGCTGTTCAAAGCCTTCCCGGCAACGCAGAAGATCAATCTGCAGCTGATCGGCCCCAATGGTCAGAAAGGTGTGGAGGCCACGCCGAGCAAAGCGGTGGTCGCCTTCTAAATGAGTCAGCCGCTGATCGACCTGCAAGATCTGCTGTTCGCCTGGCCGGGCCAGCCGCCACTGCTGGAGATTGCCCAGTTTCGCCTGGAGCGCGGTGAGGCGATGTTCCTCAAAGGCCCCAGCGGCAGCGGCAAGACCACCCTGCTCGGTTTGCTGGGCGGGGTGAACCTGCCCGGCCAAGGCAGCATTCGCCTGCTTGGCCAGGCCCTCGGTGAACTGAGCCAAGGCGCCCGCGACCGCTTCCGGGTCGATCACACCGGCTACATTTTCCAGCAGTTCAACCTGCTGCCATTCCTCTCGGTGCGCGAGAACGTCGAGTTGCCTTGTCGCTTCTCACGCAGTCGCGCCGAACGCGCCAGCCAGCGCCACGGCAGCATCGACCAGGCCGCTGCGGTGTTGCTAGCGCACCTGGGGCTGGACGATCCGGCCTTGCTCGCTCGACGTGCCGACACCCTGTCGATCGGGCAGCAACAACGGGTGGCGGCGGCGCGCGCGCTGATCGGCCAGCCTGAACTGGTGATCGCCGACGAACCGACCTCGGCGCTGGACGCCGATACCCGCGAGGCGTTCATCCGGTTGCTGTTCGACGAATGCCGGGCGGCCGGCTCCAGCCTGCTGTTCGTCAGCCATGACCAAAGCCTGGCACCGCTGTTCGACCGTCACCTGTCCCTGGCCGAACTCAATCGCGCCGCCAAGCCCCGGGAGGCCTGATGTACCTGCTCCGCCTTGCCCTGGCCAGCCTGGCCAACCGGCGTTTCACCGCCTTTCTGACCGCTTTCGCGATTGCCCTGTCGGTGTGCCTGCTGCTGGCCGTCGAGCGCGTGCGCACCGAGGCCCGCGCCAGTTTCGCCAGCACCATCAGCGGCACCGACCTGATCGTCGGCGCCCGCTCCGGGTCGGTCAACTTGCTGCTGTACTCGGTGTTTCGCATCGGTAACGCCACCAACAACATCCGTTGGGACAGCTACCAGCATTACGCCAAGGATCCACGGGTGAAGTGGGCCATCCCGATCTCCCTGGGCGACTCTCATCGCGGCTACCGGGTAATGGGCACCACGGGCGATTACTTCAGCCATTACCAATACGGTCGGCGCCAGCACCTGGAACTGAGCCAGGGCCGGGCGTTCGCCGATGATCCCTTCGAGGTGGTGCTCGGCGCCGAAGTGGCGGATGCGCTGCACTACGGGCTTGGCGACAAACTGGTGCTGGCCCACGGCGTGGCGGCGATCAGCCTGGTCAAGCACGATGACAAGCCGTTCACTGTGGTCGGTGTGCTCAAGCGCACCGGCACGCCAGTCGATCGCACCTTGCACATCAGCCTCGGCGGTATGGAGGCCATTCATATCGACTGGCACAACGGCGTGCCCGCACGCGGTGCCGGCAGGATCAGCGCCGAGCAAGCGCGGACCATGGACCTGCAGCCCGCTGCCATTACCGCGTTCATGCTGGGCCTGAACAACAAGATCGCCACCTTCAGTTTGCAGCGCGAGATCAACCAGTTCCGCACTGAGCCGTTGCTGGCGATCCTGCCAGGCGTGGCCTTGCAGGAGTTGTGGAGCCTGATGGGCACGGCCGAGCAGGCCTTGTTCGTGGTGTCGCTGTTCGTCGTGCTGACTGGGTTGATCGGCATGCTCACTGCCATTCTCACCAGCCTCAACGAACGGCGGCGGGAGATGGCCATCTTGCGTTCGGTCGGCGCCCGGCCTTGGCATATCGCCGGCCTGCTGGTGCTCGAAGCCTTGGCCCTGGCGGTGGCCGGTATTGCCGCCGGGCTGGGGCTACTGTACACCGGGATCGCCCTGGCCCAGGGCTATGTGCAGGCCAACTATGGTTTGTACCTGCCACTGGCCTGGCCCAGCGCACATGAGTGGACGCTGCTGGCTATCATCCTTGGGGCGGCATTGCTGATGGGTAGCGTGCCAGCCTGGCGTGCCTATCGGCAGTCGCTGGCCGATGGTTTGTCGATTCATCTCTGAGTAGTGGCAATGATCCAGAACCTTACACACCTGTTCGCTGCGGTTCGACAGTTCGACAAGCCCGCGCACAGGCGGGCAGCCACACAGCAAATCCTGTTGCTGCTGGTGCTGATAGCGCTGACGCCGCTAGCCTGGGCCGCAGAGCCGCGCGAGCTGGACTGGCCGGCGCTGATCCCGGAAGGCGCCCCGGTCATCCCGCCCCAGCTCACGCCACTGCACGACCTGTCGCAGATCGGCGACGCGCTGGCTGCCGAAGCCGCCCCCGCTGCGCGCCAACAAGCCCCCGCCGCGCCAGTGGTCAAGGCACTCGACAAGCAGCAGGTCAAACTGCCCGGCTACATCGTGCCACTGGAAGTCAGCGAAGAGGGCCGCACCACCGAGTTTCTGCTGGTGCCCTACTACGGCGCGTGCATCCATGTACCGCCACCCCCGTCGAACCAGATCGTGCACATTTTCAGCGAGATGGGCGTACGCGTCGAAGACCTCTATCAGCCCTATTGGATCGAAGGGCGCATGCAGGTCAAAGCCAGCAGCAGCGAGCTGGCCGACGCGGGTTATCAGATGGAAGCCGAGAAAATCTACGCTTATGAGCTGAAATGAGAACTGCTAGCGATTCGTGAAGCCAGTTCTTTGAGCTGGGTCAAACATTAGGTTTAGACGCCTCCGTACCATTGGACTACTCATTTAATAACGTCCTTTGGGAGCTTCCATGAACAAGTCCTTGCTCGGCGCCTCGCTCGTTGCCCTGGCGCTCGTAGCCCCTGTTGCCCACGCCCACCAGGCGGGCGATTTCATCCTGCGTGCCGGCGCCATCACCACCGCACCCAACGAAAATAGCGGCGACCTGAAGTTCGACGGCAACAAGGTCTCGGGCACCAAG comes from the Pseudomonas urmiensis genome and includes:
- a CDS encoding DUF3299 domain-containing protein, with translation MIQNLTHLFAAVRQFDKPAHRRAATQQILLLLVLIALTPLAWAAEPRELDWPALIPEGAPVIPPQLTPLHDLSQIGDALAAEAAPAARQQAPAAPVVKALDKQQVKLPGYIVPLEVSEEGRTTEFLLVPYYGACIHVPPPPSNQIVHIFSEMGVRVEDLYQPYWIEGRMQVKASSSELADAGYQMEAEKIYAYELK
- a CDS encoding ATP-binding cassette domain-containing protein; its protein translation is MSQPLIDLQDLLFAWPGQPPLLEIAQFRLERGEAMFLKGPSGSGKTTLLGLLGGVNLPGQGSIRLLGQALGELSQGARDRFRVDHTGYIFQQFNLLPFLSVRENVELPCRFSRSRAERASQRHGSIDQAAAVLLAHLGLDDPALLARRADTLSIGQQQRVAAARALIGQPELVIADEPTSALDADTREAFIRLLFDECRAAGSSLLFVSHDQSLAPLFDRHLSLAELNRAAKPREA
- a CDS encoding DUF2796 domain-containing protein, coding for MRRLLLALPFALLPLAVTHAHDDHDHDHDHAHGSLGAHEHGVAKLNAVLDGSTLELELDSPAMNLVGFEHAASSDADKAKVAAVRQQLEQPLKLFGLAKAAGCSEDAQELESPLFGDQPAADDDGDAHEHQHSDIHAHYQLTCATPDKLSSLDLTPLFKAFPATQKINLQLIGPNGQKGVEATPSKAVVAF
- a CDS encoding class I SAM-dependent methyltransferase, whose translation is MAPLHLQQALSGLIGEARLVASELPQCALKLWLIDAQNMDRAFSSEETQRILEDPPYWSFCWASGLAMARYLAERPELVRGKRVLDFGAGSGIAGIAAARAGALEVVACDLDPLALQACQANAALNEVELGYSSDFFAEADRFDLILVADVLYDRANLPLLDAFLSRGRQALVADSRVRDFSHPLYQPLGVLEALTLPDLAEPHEFRRVSLYHASREPL
- a CDS encoding YbaY family lipoprotein gives rise to the protein MHYRALVVLCLAGLMTACSSDKPKGEQPTAAPAPKVAKKAPALGPLPAYQREISGTLLEVPAGADVELALLVIDERDRPQRLLASSNLIGTGQALPYQLRFNPEAFPAGARVELRGRASRSGQLIMHLPPQRIVQAASQATGPLRFEKAP
- a CDS encoding ABC transporter permease, which encodes MYLLRLALASLANRRFTAFLTAFAIALSVCLLLAVERVRTEARASFASTISGTDLIVGARSGSVNLLLYSVFRIGNATNNIRWDSYQHYAKDPRVKWAIPISLGDSHRGYRVMGTTGDYFSHYQYGRRQHLELSQGRAFADDPFEVVLGAEVADALHYGLGDKLVLAHGVAAISLVKHDDKPFTVVGVLKRTGTPVDRTLHISLGGMEAIHIDWHNGVPARGAGRISAEQARTMDLQPAAITAFMLGLNNKIATFSLQREINQFRTEPLLAILPGVALQELWSLMGTAEQALFVVSLFVVLTGLIGMLTAILTSLNERRREMAILRSVGARPWHIAGLLVLEALALAVAGIAAGLGLLYTGIALAQGYVQANYGLYLPLAWPSAHEWTLLAIILGAALLMGSVPAWRAYRQSLADGLSIHL
- the trxA gene encoding thioredoxin; the encoded protein is MSQAPDSNALPYIFDATDANFQQLVIENSFHKPVLVDFWAEWCAPCKALMPLLAKIAEGYQGELLLAKINCDVEQQVVAQFGIRSLPTVVLFKDGQPVDGFAGAQPESAIRALLEPHVQMPAAPTASPLEEAKALFAESRFADAETALKTLLGEDNSNAEALILYARCLAERGELGEAQVVLDAVKTDEHKAALAGAKAQLTFLRQAASLPEAAELKSRLAQNPQDDEAAYQLCIQQLARQQYEAALDGLLKLFQRNRGYENGLPQKAVLQVFELLGSDHPLVSVYRRKLAAALF
- the nrdR gene encoding transcriptional regulator NrdR gives rise to the protein MHCPFCGANDTKVIDSRLVAEGEQVRRRRECVACGERFTTFETAELVLPRLIKQDGTRQPFDEDKLRAGMQRALEKRPVSVERLEAALAHIKHKLRATGEREVKSLVVGELVMAALRELDEVAYIRFASVYRRFQDLDEFREEIDRLAREPAKE